In Pseudomonadota bacterium, the genomic window CTTGCGAAGGCTGTGCGCCGCCCTGCGTTCGCGAAACCGCGCGCAACGCGCGTGAAACCACGCCCTCATGCACGCTCTGACGCTCTGATTGTCCAAGATATTCCTTTGGGCTGGTGGCTTGTGGGGCTCAACCGGCGTCGCGCCCCTTGAAATTGAGCCGGATGGTCTGTCCGAGGTATTGGTTGCTCACCTCGGGTGGAGGCTCGGGCAGTGTGGCGTCCGCCTTGCGTAGCGCTTCGAGCCGATCCAACACGCTCTGGTCGAACAGCGGATTGCCGCTGCTTTTCTTGATCGCGAATTTTCCGATCTTGGCGTCCGTGGTGATACTGACCAGCACGCCCGTTGCAAGGCCCTGAAGCTCGTCACGGCTCATGGTTTCCGGCACGGTCCAGCCCTTCTTGAAGAAACCGTACAGCTTTCCAGCATAGACATTGCCGGCTTTGGCCTGTTTTTGGGTCCCCTCGGCGACTCCTTCGGCATCTCCCTCCTTGTCGCGCACCTCGGCGATTTCGGCAAACGCCTTGGCACGATCCCCCAGCTGCGTCAGCAGATCCTCCACCGGTTGCTCGGGGCGCTTCTGCTTGCGGCGCTTCTTCTTTTCGGGCTTCAGCTTCCTCGATACGACCGTCTTGTCGTCGGGCGCGGTGGTCAGCCTTGGCACCTGCCGATTCGGCATCTTGCGGGGGTCGAACGGCTTGCCGAGCTGCACGAAGCGTGCTTCCACGATCTGCTTTTCCTCGATTTGGAACGCTTCGGTGCCTTCGCTGAACAGGCCGAGCCCCTGAAGCAGGGGCAGGGCAACCGGGAGCGCCACGTGGGCGCACGCGGTGGCCAGCAAGCCGCCGATGAACATGGGTGCGTCGAGCCTGGGCGATCGCAGCACCGATGTGCCTCCAGGCGGCCGTGAGAGGTACTGGGCCATGCGCTACTCGGACGCGAGCGGGTCGGTGACCAACCCGAGCTTCTGGATCCCCGCCTTGCGTACGAGTGCCAGCACCTTCGCAACGAACCCGTACGGCACGGCTTCGTCGGCCTGAATATAAAGCTCCCGCTCGCTGCGCAGGCGCTCGTTGTTCAGCAGGGTCTGTTCGAGCCGGTCGTATGCCACCTCGATCTCCCCGAGGTAGACCTTTTCGTCCTCGGTAATCGTCATCAGCAGCTTTTCGTCGTCGAGCTCCATGCGCGGCGCGCGCGTGCTGGGCAGGTCGACGTCCACGCCCTTCGTCATCATGGGAGCGCTCACCATGAAGATGATCAACAGCACGAGCATCACGTCCACCAA contains:
- a CDS encoding TonB C-terminal domain-containing protein; the encoded protein is MAQYLSRPPGGTSVLRSPRLDAPMFIGGLLATACAHVALPVALPLLQGLGLFSEGTEAFQIEEKQIVEARFVQLGKPFDPRKMPNRQVPRLTTAPDDKTVVSRKLKPEKKKRRKQKRPEQPVEDLLTQLGDRAKAFAEIAEVRDKEGDAEGVAEGTQKQAKAGNVYAGKLYGFFKKGWTVPETMSRDELQGLATGVLVSITTDAKIGKFAIKKSSGNPLFDQSVLDRLEALRKADATLPEPPPEVSNQYLGQTIRLNFKGRDAG
- a CDS encoding ExbD/TolR family protein; its protein translation is MGFTTGGKGPMSEINVTPLVDVMLVLLIIFMVSAPMMTKGVDVDLPSTRAPRMELDDEKLLMTITEDEKVYLGEIEVAYDRLEQTLLNNERLRSERELYIQADEAVPYGFVAKVLALVRKAGIQKLGLVTDPLASE